From the Williamwhitmania sp. genome, the window TTTTCAGACGTTCCTCAATTTCAAAGCACTCTGGGGCTTTAATGTCCTCGAGGTTGATGCCTCCAAATGTAGGAGCAATGAGGGTTACCGTTTGGATAAACTTTTCAACGTCATGGGTATCCACCTCAATGTCAAATACATCGATATCGGCAAAGGTTTTAAAGAGTAACCCCTTACCCTCCATAACAGGTTTGCCTGCCAATGCTCCAATATCACCCAAACCCAAAACGGCCGTTCCGTTGGAAATTACTGCCACTAGGTTTCCCTTGGCCGTATACTTATATGCGTCTTCAGGATTTTTTTCTATTTCGAGACATGGCGCCGCCACACCAGGGCTGTACGCCAGCGAAAGGTCTTTTTGTGTACTGTTAGGCTTGGTGGGAATTACCTCAATTTTCCCTGGGCGACCCTGTGAGTGATATTCCAGAGCCTCTTCCTGAAGTCGTTTTGCCATGGTAGTCTTGTTTTAAAAATGTGCGTAAAATTATAAATTTTTAAAGCATGATATTCATCTTTCTAGATATGTTAATTGCAATTCCTTCGTTTTGTAGGAAATCAACATGCAAATTACGACAGCACGTAATGAAAAGCAACAAAAAACGCCGGCAAATAATCCGGCGCCTTCAAATAAGTTTCTCCTGTATGGTTTAACGCTCCGATTCTGTCTCGAGCCGAGTTGTTTTTAGCGGATTAGCCGTAAGTTCCTTATATATCTTCCTGTTTTTGAACAGGTCGCAGGCGAGATAAAGGGCGCTACGAAATGAGTTGGGATTGGCCTCATCCTTCCCAGCAATTTCATATGCAGTGCCATGGGCCGGTGATGTTCTTATAATTGGCAAACCGGCGGTATAGTTTACCCCCTCGTCGAACACCAGCGACTTAAATGGAATTAGACCCTGGTCGTGGAACATAGCGAGCACAGCATCAAACTTGCTGAATCCTTCGGATCCAAAAAACCCATCGGCGGGATATGGACCAAGAGCCATTATCCCTTTGCTCCGAGCCTCCTCCAGTGCAGGAATTATGATGGTTTGTTCTTCGTTCCCAAGCAGTCCACTATCGCCAGCGTGTGGGTTTAAACCAAGCACTGCAATCCGTGGCTTGCGAATGGCAAAATCCTCAATGAGCGTTTTGTTGAGAATGGCCAACTTGCTTAATATGGCCTCCTTTGAAATTAAGGAAGTAACCTTGCCTAACGGGACATGACCTGTAACCACTCCAATTTTCAGAATATCAGAAACCATGAGCATGAGCGCTTCACCACCAAAATTCTTTTCAAAGTACTCCGTATGGCCCGGAAATGAAAAGGCGTCGGTTTGGACGTTGAACTTGTTTATTGGAGCCGTAACCACAACATCAATTTTACCAGCCTTTAAATCAGCTACGGCTGCCTCTAGCGATAGAATTGAGCCCTGGCCACCGAGCGGTGTGCTCTTTCCAATATCAACACGAACACTCTCATCCATGACGTCGATTAGGTTAACCCTCTTTGAACTG encodes:
- the pdxA gene encoding 4-hydroxythreonine-4-phosphate dehydrogenase PdxA, producing MSEDRVRVGITQGDINGIGYEVIIKALQDNRINDFCIPIVYGSPKVAAYHRKSINVENFSFNPIKTVEEASSKRVNLIDVMDESVRVDIGKSTPLGGQGSILSLEAAVADLKAGKIDVVVTAPINKFNVQTDAFSFPGHTEYFEKNFGGEALMLMVSDILKIGVVTGHVPLGKVTSLISKEAILSKLAILNKTLIEDFAIRKPRIAVLGLNPHAGDSGLLGNEEQTIIIPALEEARSKGIMALGPYPADGFFGSEGFSKFDAVLAMFHDQGLIPFKSLVFDEGVNYTAGLPIIRTSPAHGTAYEIAGKDEANPNSFRSALYLACDLFKNRKIYKELTANPLKTTRLETESER